The Mercenaria mercenaria strain notata chromosome 10, MADL_Memer_1, whole genome shotgun sequence genome contains a region encoding:
- the LOC123560051 gene encoding G-protein coupled receptor GRL101-like, which yields MCGCTIANNEIVILVYQQFYNSHTTIVDNFAKQFYNLNTTVRIIRYETKRPLVAFSLNKIQLHINDEQLQPFSVVNRIEKCEYRMMAEHLINSLRFSETAIKGIIFLDTDPETVNVAKEIFRSVSHVKHDLTIYRIREMPNIDIKVTNDFPHVTDVVIRRWKTLTAIGADYFSQLCTASSVMHIPKSYKCSSSQTFILSSQVCDGAPQCIYGDDERLCNFSCPTACKCRGFSVNCSNTNFDTNRIESVPKATRLLDMSFNKALNNIIERSHINLISLVRLNLSHCDIDNISPFAFHNVRHLLTLDLSFNVIKVLRKSTFEVLTHLTELNMMGNLELTIIESNAFRGLKRIQNLDLAGGKFRRVSANTFSGLTLEYLDLSDGSIEQIEPLAFKDISVTTIRFDNNNIKSFHQDMFNGVLNLKKLRTPAYKFCCVRPSYMKEEDCYPTKDEFSSCEDLMRLSALQTMLWFIGLTAFFGNLLSIMYRLIYDRERLRIGFGIFVTNLAAADFLMSVYLIIIAVADAAFRNRYIFVDDYWRSSAWCKLAGVLSTVSSEASILFICLITIDRLIVVKYPLGQLRVDKMKACVLAAFAWVLSIAVAIIPVVYVSYFQDKFYSKSGVCIALPLTRDRPPGWMYSVAIFVGLNFATFLLVAFGQWLIFSEIKAAKNKSAVMMKRRQKDLKIARNLLLVVATDFLCWFPIGVMGMMALRGHVISGDVYAWSAVFLLPINSALNPVLYTVTAILGRKKFAPSSDEQTRNAVIGELGLHRLNTFKIGRYFHDLQRQSGEFLSISTILDRNIPLTTKSILTICIRLAKCLDDLHNGSMFIGNLNIDKVLVYVRNNQIIGDVRLRGRPALQNKQEDSLDDMFQMGNLVRSLYKCRRLAQNVDHNPSYSTRL from the exons ATGTGTG gCTGTACTATTGCCAACAATGAGATAGTCATCCTTGTCTACCAGCAGTTCTACAATAGTCATACAACTATTGTTGATAATTTTGCGAAGCAGTTTTACAATTTGAACACTACTGTTAGAATTATTAGGTACGAAACAAAACGCCCTCTTGTGGCGTtcagtttaaataaaatacagttaCACATAAACGACGAACAGCTACAACCGTTCAGTGTTGTGAATCGCATTGAAAAATGTGAGTACCGGATGATGGCCGAACATTTGATAAACTCTTTACGGTTTTCTGAGACAGCTATCAAAGGAATTATATTTTTGGATACTGATCCAGAGACAGTAAATGTTGctaaagaaatatttagaagTGTCTCTCACGTAAAGCATGACCTAACAATTTATCGCATTAGAGAAATGCCGAATATAGACATAAAGGTGACAAACGATTTCCCACACGTGACCGATGTTGTAATCAGAAGGTGGAAAACATTGACTGCTATCGGAGCTGACTATTTCTCACAACTATGTAcag CTTCTTCTGTAATGCATATTCCGAAGAGttacaaatgttcttcaagcCAGACATTTATTCTAAGTTCTCAAGTCTGCGACGGAGCTCCACAATGTATCTATGGTGACGATGAACGGCTTTGTAACTTTAGTTGTCCAACGGCATGTAAATGTCGTGGATTTTCGGTTAATTGTTCCAACACCAATTTTGATACGAACAGAATTGAAAGTGTCCCTAAGGCGACGCGTCTGCTGGATATGAGCTTTAACAAAGCCTTGAATAATATTATCGAAAGGTCACATATCAACTTAATTTCATTAGTTAGGCTCAACTTATCGCACTGTGACATTGACAATATATCGCCATTTGCTTTTCACAATGTGCGCCATCTTTTGACACTAGATTtgagttttaatgttattaaggTTCTAAGAAAATCAACTTTTGAAGTTTTGACTCATTTGACAGAACTGAATATGATGGGCAATTTAGAATTAACAATTATTGAGTCAAATGCATTTCGTGGATTAAAAAGAATTCAAAATCTAGATCTTGCTGGAGGCAAATTTAGACGTGTATCTGCCAATACGTTTTCCGGACTTACTCTTGAATACTTAGATCTGTCCGATGGGAGTATTGAACAGATTGAGCCTTTAGCATTTAAAGATATATCTGTGACAACTATTAGATTCGACaacaataatataaaaagttTTCATCAAGACATGTTCAATGGTGTTTTAAACCTGAAGAAATTGCGAACACCAGCATATAAATTTTGTTGTGTTAGACCAAGCTACATGAAAGAGGAAGATTGCTATCCCACTAAGGATGAGTTTTCGTCATGTGAAGATTTGATGAGACTTTCCGCTTTACAGACAATGCTTTGGTTTATTGGACTGACCGCATTCTTCGGCAACTTATTGTCCATTATGTACAGGCTAATATATGACAGAGAACGTCTAAGGATTGGCTTTGGGATTTTTGTAACGAATTTGGCGGCAGCTGACTTCCTAATGAGTGTATATCTAATTATTATTGCTGTTGCAGACGCTGCATTCAGAAACAG ATACATTTTTGTGGACGATTACTGGAGAAGCAGTGCATGGTGTAAACTTGCTGGAGTGTTGTCAACAGTTTCATCCGAAGCCAGTATATTATTTATTTGTCTAATAACAATAGATCGACTGATAGTTGTTAAATATCCATTGGGCCAACTACGAGTAGATAAAATGAAAGCATGTGTCTTGGCTGCATTTGCATGGGTGCTTTCAATTGCCGTCGCTATTATACCAGTTGTTTATGTCAGCTACTTTCAGGACAAGTTTTACTCAAAATCTGGTGTTTGCATTGCACTGCCTTTGACTAGGGACCGACCACCAGGCTGGATGTATTCAGTTGCAATTTTTGTTGGACTAAATTTTGCTACATTCCTCCTGGTGGCATTTGGCCAGTGGctaatattttctgaaataaaagcaGCTAAAAATAAATCCGCAGTTATGATGAAAAGGAGACAGAAAGACTTGAAAATTGCAAGGAATTTATTACTTGTCGTGGCCACAGATTTCCTTTGCTGGTTTCCAATTGGTGTTATGG GAATGATGGCGTTAAGAGGTCACGTGATTTCAGGAGACGTCTACGCATGGTCTGCAGTGTTTTTACTACCTATTAACTCGGCTTTGAATCCCGTCCTTTATACCGTGACAGCAATTTTAGGACGGAAG AAATTTGCACCAAGCAGCGATGAACAGACGAGAAACGCAGTTATCGGTG AGCTGGGCTTACACAGACTAAATACGTTCAAAATTGGTCGTTATTTCCACGATTTGCAGCGACAATCGGGAGAATTTTTGAGCATCAGCACGATTTTGGACAGAAATATCCCTCTCACCACAAAATCTATCCTGACAATTTGCATTCGGCTTGCAAAATGCTTGGATGATCTTCACAATGGATCAATGTTTATTGGAAACCTCAATATAGACAAAGTCTTagtttacgttagaaataatcAG ATAATTGGAGATGTTCGACTTCGGGGACGGCCTGCTCTTCAAAACAAACAAGAAGACAGTTTAGACGACATGTTCCAGATGGGAAACCTTGTACGTTCTCTTTACAAATGTAGAAGGCTTGCTCAGAATGTGGATCACAACCCGTCATATTCGACTAGATTATAA
- the LOC123560053 gene encoding uncharacterized protein LOC123560053: MEYILPRRRIYSLIIFQTIIFLVLCTNRLAAEPMWIWTKGCFRVKEEVHSKVFNMSNNLPHTCFHTCGPQSMAIALQRNLCRCEPKSKPRSASPHCTPCEHNSMVTCGNSEMGYWSLYEKAKQQNLAEHGIPMNATGCVVNNQRRYRVENCSNTGFGSLCTNALNGKTHCNRGAGEWSLSCRKFNAFDNLVTSFIGRVQGCREEYWIGLFSIDEPLSHSMLSDYPQLPLTPRSSFQAESSEFLALVTDRVPDESAEVMISSTYDTYVHTEPMSTHMTLVTESRETHLSKLQSILPTKQRYYYTSSETSKYLYSSFSGTSPPHVDPSVTFITETLSSLPVLSQSELHSSVTHSVSDEILSTAVSTYISPTNAMLEISSIKYSFTSTSMTFIVPPRTNTYRAASESSFHISVLSSQRTEMDGISTAAVLASSTVTLVHQKISPTPSFITQNYRSEIDLVVAVSVVGAIAAFSLAATGVMFVYMKRSLRNMKKIVNRTTTFTDDPPHLGRDSSLEGFDENLQRNNTYSDLRETSFCPRTRRSDFRSHAYRPPFLFNNSRAMENEYVLY; the protein is encoded by the exons CCGCTGAGCCAATGTGGATTTGGACTAAAG GCTGTTTTCGAGTGAAGGAAGAAGTCCATTCCAAGGTTTTTAATATGTCGAACAATTTACCACATACGTGCTTTCATACATGTGGGCCGCAGTCTATGGCCATTGCTTTACAG AGGAACCTGTGTAGATGTGAGCCCAAATCTAAGCCTCGTTCTGCTTCCCCGCACTGTACACCCTGTGAACATAACTCAATGGTAACGTGTGGAAATTCCGAAATGGGATATTGGTCACTTTATGAGAAAG CCAAGCAACAGAACCTTGCAGAACATGGCATACCAATGAATGCTACTGGTTGTGTTGTTAACAATCAAAGGCGCTATCGTGTTGAAAACTGCAGTAACACCGGGTTTGGAAGTCTCTGTACAAATG CGCTTAACGGAAAAACACATTGCAACAGAGGTGCAGGGGAATGGTCTCTTTCTTGCAGAAAGTTTAACGCTTTCGATAATCTAGTGACCAGTTTTATTGGTCGTGTGCAAGGTTGCCGAGAAGAGTATTGGATTGGTTTGTTTTCTATAGACGAACCAT TATCACATTCTATGTTATCCGATTATCCACAATTGCCGTTGACTCCAAGATCTTCCTTTCAAGCGGAATCGAGTGAGTTCTTAGCTTTAGTTACAGATCGAGTGCCAGACGAGTCTGCCGAAGTCATGATTTCTTCGACTTACGATACTTATGTTCATACAGAGCCAATGTCAACACATATGACATTAGTCACTGAAAGCAGGGAGACACATTTAAGTAAATTACAAAGCATTTTGCCGACAAAGCAAAGATACTATTACACATCATcagaaacttcaaaatatttatacagtTCTTTCTCGGGTACATCACCTCCGCATGTGGACCCGTCAGTCACTTTTATTACAGAAACCTTATCAAGCTTGCCGGTTCTATCACAGTCTGAATTACATTCCTCAGTTACTCATTCTGTGTCAGATGAAATACTATCTACTGCTGTAAGCACATATATTTCACCAACAAATGCAATGTTAGAAATATCCAGCATCAAGTATAGTTTTACAAGTACTTCAATGACATTTATAGTACCACCAAGAACCAACACATATCGAGCGGCTTCAGAATCATCGTTTCATATATCTGTGTTATCATCGCAACGAACAGAAATGGATGGAATTTCAACAGCAGCGGTACTTGCCTCGTCGACAGTAACGCTAGTACATCAAAAGATATCGCCAACGCCATCGTTTATTACACAGAACTACAGGTCTGAGATAG ATCTGGTGGTCGCCGTATCTGTGGTTGGTGCCATAGCAGCATTTTCACTAGCTGCTACTGGAGTTATGTTTGTGTACATGAAAAG ATCACTGAGGAACATGAAGAAAATTGTAAACAGAACGACCACATTC ACTGACGATCCTCCACACCTGGGCAGAGATAGTTCTCTGGAAGGCTTTGATGAGAATCTACAAAGAAACAACACCTACAGTGATTTAAGGGAGACAAGTTTTTGTCCTAGAACAAGAAGGTCCGATTTTCGTAGTCACGCTTACAGGCCACCGTTTTTGTTCAATAACAGTCGAGCCATGGAAAATGAATATGTACTTTACTAA